A window of the Mucilaginibacter sp. cycad4 genome harbors these coding sequences:
- a CDS encoding AAA family ATPase, translating to MDHTLEKPLVVQMIQKDVRDMADAAARKGQMVMSDPDAVVELFDIYPANEWMTMETEHETPQMLFGNFWLQGELCILFADTNMGKSLLAVQLADSISRGEPIAPFELGAGASPVLYIDFELSGKQFEQRYTDGQNRYPFAAEFYRGEYNQFNRASSHYQKLDRYVIEALTRGIKRTGAEVLIIDNITCLRNGTESAGAALLLMKELKKLKTRHGISILVLAHTPKRNPRLPLSRNDLQGSKMLINFCDSAFAMGESHSRPGQRYLKQIKQRSTAETYGADNVCLAQLERHNGFLKFVFTGNDCEKNHLRDTTRQERERMNRDAKKLSDEGLSQRQIAERLGMSVGSVNKMLNHPL from the coding sequence ATGGACCATACTTTGGAGAAACCTTTGGTTGTTCAGATGATTCAAAAGGATGTGAGGGATATGGCGGATGCGGCCGCGCGTAAGGGACAGATGGTGATGTCGGACCCGGATGCGGTGGTTGAGCTGTTTGATATTTACCCGGCCAATGAGTGGATGACTATGGAAACCGAACACGAAACGCCGCAAATGCTGTTTGGCAACTTTTGGCTGCAGGGCGAGTTGTGCATCTTGTTTGCCGATACCAATATGGGCAAAAGCCTCCTGGCCGTACAACTGGCCGACAGCATTAGCCGCGGCGAGCCCATTGCCCCTTTTGAGCTTGGGGCCGGCGCCTCGCCGGTGTTGTATATTGATTTTGAGCTTAGCGGCAAGCAGTTTGAACAACGCTATACCGACGGCCAAAACCGCTACCCTTTTGCCGCCGAGTTTTACCGCGGCGAATACAACCAGTTTAACCGTGCAAGCTCGCACTATCAAAAGCTGGACAGGTATGTGATCGAGGCTTTAACGCGGGGCATTAAGCGTACCGGCGCCGAAGTGCTCATTATTGATAATATTACCTGCCTGCGCAACGGAACCGAGAGCGCCGGGGCCGCCCTCTTGCTGATGAAGGAACTGAAAAAGCTTAAAACCCGCCATGGGATCAGCATCCTGGTGCTGGCCCATACGCCCAAGCGTAACCCCCGCCTGCCGCTGAGCCGTAATGATTTGCAGGGCAGTAAAATGCTCATCAATTTCTGCGACAGCGCCTTTGCCATGGGCGAAAGCCACTCCCGCCCCGGCCAGCGGTATTTGAAGCAGATTAAGCAGCGCAGCACCGCCGAAACTTATGGTGCCGATAATGTATGCCTTGCCCAATTGGAACGGCACAACGGCTTTTTGAAGTTTGTTTTTACGGGTAACGATTGCGAGAAAAACCACCTGCGCGACACCACCAGGCAGGAGCGCGAACGCATGAACCGGGATGCAAAAAAATTGAGCGACGAAGGTTTGAGCCAGCGACAGATAGCCGAACGGCTTGGCATGAGCGTGGGCAGCGTGAACAAGATGCTGAATCACCCCCTCTAA
- a CDS encoding FAD-binding oxidoreductase — translation MEQIVKILSAKYVTHNVRQFRLEKPAGYSFIPGQATELSINMEGWRDETRPFTFTCLNDDDYLEFTIKTYTDHDGVTNRLSKVNEGDELIIRDAWGAIEYKGAGYFIAGGAGITPFLAILRQLNKDGAIAGNKLFFSNKTDKDIILRDELKSILGADAHFTITGQKDSMYDQRRIDAGFLKAEVKDFSKHFYICGPDAMVAGLSDILGQLGADSDSVVFER, via the coding sequence ATGGAACAAATTGTAAAAATACTTTCTGCAAAATATGTTACCCACAATGTGAGGCAATTCAGGCTTGAAAAACCTGCCGGTTACAGCTTTATACCGGGCCAGGCTACTGAGTTATCTATCAATATGGAGGGTTGGCGGGACGAAACACGGCCTTTCACCTTTACCTGCCTTAACGATGATGATTACCTTGAATTTACTATAAAAACTTATACCGACCATGATGGTGTTACCAACCGGTTAAGCAAGGTTAATGAAGGCGATGAGCTTATCATTCGCGACGCTTGGGGGGCTATTGAATATAAAGGCGCCGGTTACTTCATTGCAGGTGGTGCTGGTATCACCCCTTTTTTGGCTATACTAAGGCAATTAAATAAGGATGGCGCAATAGCCGGCAACAAGCTTTTCTTTTCTAATAAAACTGATAAGGATATTATTTTGAGGGATGAACTTAAAAGCATCCTTGGTGCCGATGCGCACTTTACTATTACCGGCCAAAAGGACAGTATGTATGATCAGCGACGGATAGATGCCGGATTTCTGAAAGCTGAAGTAAAAGATTTCTCAAAGCATTTTTATATATGTGGCCCCGACGCTATGGTTGCCGGGCTCAGCGACATATTGGGGCAACTCGGAGCCGATAGTGATTCGGTGGTATTTGAAAGGTAG
- a CDS encoding glycine--tRNA ligase: protein MSKSTDELFKNVISHAKEYGFVFPSSEIYDGLSAVYDYGQNGAELKNNIKTYWWKAMVQMNDNIVGIDSAIFMHPKIWKASGHVDGFSDPMIDNKDSKKRYRADQLLEDKIAKYDSEGKTDKAEQLQHDMDEALKAEDLTRLRDLIIEHEIACPVSGTRNWTEVRQFNLMFSTQMGAVADDADTIYLRPETAQGIFVNYLNVQKSGRMKIPFGIAQIGKAFRNEVIARQFIIRMREFEQMEMQFFVRPGTQKEWFDQWKEARLKWHLALGTDAAKYRYHEHTKLAHYADAAYDIEFEFPFGFKEVEGIHSRTNFDLSQHQEFSGKKMQYFDPEVDPETGKPYGNYIPYVIETSIGLDRMFLLTMINAYEEEDLSTEEKQDSRTVLRLHPCLAPVKAAIFPLTKKDGLPEKAREIMDKLKLDFNIQYEEKDAIGKRYRRQDAIGTPFCITVDHQTLEDNTVTIRHRDSMAQERVPADQLDKIIGNLVSWRNVLS from the coding sequence ATGAGCAAATCAACCGACGAACTTTTTAAAAATGTTATATCGCACGCTAAGGAATATGGCTTTGTTTTCCCTTCCAGCGAGATTTATGATGGCTTAAGCGCAGTTTATGATTACGGCCAAAATGGCGCCGAACTCAAAAACAACATCAAAACCTACTGGTGGAAAGCCATGGTGCAAATGAATGATAACATCGTAGGCATTGATTCGGCCATATTTATGCACCCTAAGATCTGGAAGGCAAGCGGTCATGTGGATGGCTTCAGCGACCCGATGATCGACAATAAAGATTCAAAAAAACGCTACCGCGCCGATCAGCTGCTGGAAGACAAGATAGCTAAATACGACAGCGAAGGCAAAACCGATAAAGCTGAACAACTACAGCATGACATGGACGAGGCCCTGAAAGCCGAAGACCTTACCCGCCTGCGCGATTTGATCATTGAGCATGAAATTGCCTGCCCGGTAAGCGGTACCCGCAACTGGACAGAAGTTCGCCAGTTTAACCTCATGTTCAGCACCCAGATGGGCGCCGTAGCTGATGATGCCGATACCATTTACCTGCGCCCCGAAACCGCTCAGGGCATCTTTGTAAACTACCTTAACGTGCAAAAATCGGGCAGGATGAAAATCCCTTTCGGTATTGCGCAAATTGGTAAGGCGTTCCGTAACGAGGTGATTGCCCGCCAGTTCATTATCCGCATGCGCGAGTTTGAACAAATGGAGATGCAGTTCTTCGTTCGCCCCGGCACACAAAAAGAGTGGTTTGACCAGTGGAAGGAAGCCCGTTTAAAATGGCACCTTGCCCTGGGTACCGATGCTGCCAAATACCGTTACCATGAGCATACCAAACTGGCCCATTACGCCGATGCCGCTTATGACATTGAGTTTGAGTTTCCGTTTGGCTTTAAAGAGGTTGAAGGCATCCACAGCCGTACCAATTTCGATTTAAGCCAGCACCAGGAGTTCTCGGGCAAAAAAATGCAATACTTTGACCCCGAGGTTGATCCTGAAACAGGTAAACCATACGGCAACTATATCCCTTACGTAATTGAAACTTCAATAGGTTTAGACAGGATGTTCCTGCTTACCATGATCAACGCGTACGAAGAAGAAGACCTGAGCACCGAAGAGAAACAGGACAGCCGCACCGTGTTACGCCTGCACCCTTGCCTGGCACCGGTTAAAGCCGCTATTTTCCCGCTTACCAAAAAAGATGGACTGCCCGAAAAAGCCCGCGAGATCATGGATAAGCTGAAGCTCGACTTCAATATCCAGTACGAGGAAAAAGATGCTATCGGCAAGCGCTACCGCAGGCAGGATGCCATTGGTACGCCGTTCTGCATCACGGTAGATCACCAGACTTTAGAAGATAACACCGTAACCATCCGCCACCGCGACAGCATGGCCCAGGAACGCGTTCCCGCCGATCAGCTGGATAAGATCATCGGCAACCTGGTGAGCTGGAGGAATGTGTTGAGTTAA
- a CDS encoding IS3 family transposase produces the protein MSLVKCCCLLGVTRQAYYQHFWETEAISFEQEILLNEVRAIRAIHPIIGGKKLYVLLQPFLLEHRIKMGRDALFDLLAAHYLLVRKKRRRIHTTQSFHWLRKYPNCIREIIPTKVNEIWVSDITYYRTKKGFVYISFITDAYSKKIVGYHAADTLDAVHTLSALQMAIKESDQPLTGLIHHSDRGVQYCSYDYVKLLQDNEIIISMTENGDPLENAVAERINGIMKQEYLEHHILNDKNQVMELLAKSVNTYNKLRPHMSCNMLTPEIVHQNNLSVQRNWKSYYNSKNVNL, from the coding sequence ATGAGCCTGGTGAAGTGCTGTTGTTTACTTGGAGTTACCCGGCAGGCCTATTACCAGCATTTTTGGGAGACAGAAGCGATAAGCTTTGAGCAGGAAATATTATTAAATGAGGTCCGGGCAATAAGGGCCATACATCCGATTATTGGCGGTAAAAAACTCTATGTTTTGCTGCAGCCTTTTTTGCTTGAGCACCGGATAAAAATGGGCAGGGATGCGCTTTTTGATCTGCTTGCTGCTCACTACTTGTTAGTTAGAAAGAAAAGGCGGCGCATACATACTACTCAATCTTTTCATTGGCTAAGAAAATATCCTAATTGCATAAGAGAAATTATTCCGACTAAAGTGAACGAAATATGGGTGTCAGATATCACTTACTACAGGACAAAGAAGGGATTCGTTTATATCAGTTTTATAACGGATGCCTATAGTAAAAAGATCGTCGGCTATCATGCCGCTGATACACTGGATGCAGTTCACACACTTAGTGCTTTACAAATGGCCATTAAAGAAAGTGACCAGCCTTTGACTGGCTTAATACATCATTCAGACAGAGGTGTTCAGTACTGTAGCTATGATTATGTAAAGCTATTACAGGACAATGAAATAATCATCAGCATGACCGAAAACGGAGACCCTTTAGAGAACGCAGTAGCGGAACGGATAAATGGAATAATGAAACAGGAGTACCTGGAACATCATATACTTAATGATAAAAACCAGGTTATGGAACTTTTAGCTAAGTCTGTAAACACTTATAATAAGCTAAGGCCTCACATGAGTTGCAATATGCTTACACCTGAGATCGTACATCAAAATAACCTATCTGTACAGCGAAATTGGAAAAGTTATTATAATTCAAAAAATGTCAATCTGTAA